The genomic region ACTCAGATTCCTGCTACGTCGGAATGACAGACGGCTGAGGCCCTACGTTACTTTCGCCGTACTTTTGCCCGCATCCCCACCCCAAAATTCCCCTCCCGCATGTCCGACGCCGCCCCGCTTATGTCTTCCGTTCTTTCCGACCGAATCCTGGCCATGCAGGAGTCGCAGACCATTGCCATGGCCAAAAAGGCTCGCGAGCTGGCGGCGCAGGGCGTGGACGTCATCAGCCTCAGCTTTGGCGAGCCCGACTTTCAGACCCCGCAGTACATCAAGGACGCCGCCAAAAAGGCCCTCGATGACGGCTACACGTTTTACACGCCCGTGCCTGGCATCCCGGAGCTGCGCCAGGCCATCTGCGACAAGCTGCAGCGCGACAACCAGCTCAGCTACAAGCCCGAAAACATTGTGGTGAGCACGGGAGCCAAGCAGGCCTTGGCCAACGCCGTGCTCAGCCTCATCAACCCCGGCGACGAGGTGATTGTGTTTGCGCCCTACTGGGTGAGCTACGAGGAGATGGTGCGCCTGGCCGAGGGCACCAGCGTCACGCTGATGGGCTCGTTGGAAAACGACTTCAAGGTGACGGCCGCCGAGCTGGAAGCCGCTATTACGCCGCGCACCAAGCTCATTATGTACTCGTCGCCGTGTAACCCCACGGGCTCGGTGTTCAGCCGGGAAGAGCTGGGCGCCATTGCTGAGGTAGTGGCCCGCCACCCGCAGGTGCACGTGCTGGCCGACGAGATTTACGAGTACATCAACTTCGTGGGCGAGCATGTGAGCATGGCCCAGTTTGAGGCCATCAAAGACCGGGTGATTACCGTGAACGGCTTCTCGAAAGGCTACGCCATGACGGGCTGGCGCGTGGGCTACTTGGCCGCCAGCAAGGAAATTGCCGGTGCCTGC from Hymenobacter canadensis harbors:
- a CDS encoding pyridoxal phosphate-dependent aminotransferase; this translates as MSSVLSDRILAMQESQTIAMAKKARELAAQGVDVISLSFGEPDFQTPQYIKDAAKKALDDGYTFYTPVPGIPELRQAICDKLQRDNQLSYKPENIVVSTGAKQALANAVLSLINPGDEVIVFAPYWVSYEEMVRLAEGTSVTLMGSLENDFKVTAAELEAAITPRTKLIMYSSPCNPTGSVFSREELGAIAEVVARHPQVHVLADEIYEYINFVGEHVSMAQFEAIKDRVITVNGFSKGYAMTGWRVGYLAASKEIAGACEKMQSQITSGTCSIAQRAALAALLGGRSSADEMVAAYRRRRDLVLALCQEIPGFRTPTPSGAFYVFPDVSNCFGKTTPDGKVIGNASDLAMFMLHDAHVAAVDGGAFGAPNCIRFSTAAADEKLREAFIRIKNSLVKLT